One part of the Parabacteroides distasonis ATCC 8503 genome encodes these proteins:
- a CDS encoding SusC/RagA family TonB-linked outer membrane protein: MKAKLMLCLCLLLAATTMFAQNLTVTGVVTEKATGYPAIGVSVLVKGTTNGTITSMDGDYTLSNVPKNATLVFSYVGMTTQEVPVNGQTVVNVLMSEDTQNLEEVVVIGYGTSKAKDLTAPITMIKADEITKHATTSPMGALQGKVPGVQITNSGQPGSGPSVRIRGIGSMNADSQPLYVVDGMFFDNIDFLNNSDIQDLSILKDASAASIYGVRAANGVVLITTKKGALNRPATITYDGYVGFQKATNVLEMASGDQYRMMANEIGDATLIDKVNQANKLWGNLNTNWYDELLRTAMIHNHSLDISGGTEKVTYSVGASYLYQDGILDAENSYNRLNLRTQADYRVFNWLKVGTNIMFSNSNQIIPNHTVWQHAFRMPGIMPAFDENSTLNPYPVKYASPAQIGLSEFYSNPVAAANYYDSKNKSLRIMPSFYAQLDLLPDNKLVWKTQYSQDVNIQQVRTFTPEYRVGGTQAASTSTLKKQNDTYWSYIVDNTLTYKDQFGDHGLTAMLGNSVREENWRNLWGNATGVPEGFEEYYYLNQGNADGRTTGDDGTTYRGVSWFGRISYDYQGKYLLSATMRADGSSKYQDKWGYFPSVGAAWNISEESFMKDQKWIDYLKLRASWGKLGNDKIQASDGFASVTQDMTTTGIFGGSAIPGYTNLVYFSWLGWETVNETNVGLDFRTLNSRLSLEADWYYRLTQNAVIDAPLPMGLGDGSLLGNRGEILNTGVELSLNWSDKIGKDFTYYIGGNITTLHNEVKSLDGAPYIYGGSAEFRTISRVGSELNSYYGYELAGVYQNTAEIAADPIAVANGLEPGDFKYVDQNGDGKIDAQDRVILGSYVPNFTYGINLGFSYKNFDFSMVMQGQTGNQIVNRKRGDRRWHSELNYDADQVENRWTGEGSTNDYPSAKGSVKAWNIANFNSFFVEDGSYFRIQNIQLAYTFPKKDLGKFKMPSIRLSLTADRPLTIFKANSFSPELMSGVNADGTQSLSSTSYGFDEQVYPLSSSYTFGVRIIY, translated from the coding sequence AACAATGTTTGCGCAGAATCTGACAGTTACCGGTGTGGTAACTGAAAAGGCCACAGGATACCCAGCTATCGGGGTGAGTGTTTTGGTTAAGGGTACGACTAACGGTACCATAACCTCTATGGATGGAGACTATACTTTGAGTAATGTTCCTAAGAATGCGACTTTAGTATTTAGTTATGTAGGTATGACTACACAAGAAGTTCCGGTTAACGGACAGACTGTAGTAAATGTTCTTATGAGTGAGGATACGCAAAACTTGGAAGAGGTTGTCGTTATCGGTTATGGTACGAGTAAGGCTAAGGATTTGACAGCGCCTATTACTATGATAAAGGCCGATGAGATCACAAAACATGCGACAACTTCTCCAATGGGAGCTTTGCAAGGAAAGGTTCCCGGTGTACAGATTACTAACAGTGGTCAGCCAGGATCTGGTCCATCTGTTCGTATTCGTGGTATTGGATCTATGAATGCTGATAGTCAGCCTTTGTATGTGGTGGATGGTATGTTTTTTGATAATATTGATTTCTTGAATAATAGTGATATTCAAGACCTTTCTATTTTGAAAGATGCCTCGGCTGCTTCTATTTATGGTGTGCGTGCCGCTAATGGTGTTGTTTTGATCACGACAAAAAAAGGAGCGTTAAATCGCCCGGCTACTATTACATATGATGGTTATGTAGGTTTCCAGAAAGCCACGAATGTGTTAGAAATGGCTAGCGGTGATCAGTATCGTATGATGGCGAATGAGATCGGCGATGCTACTTTGATTGATAAGGTAAACCAAGCTAATAAGTTATGGGGAAATTTGAATACAAATTGGTACGACGAACTACTTCGTACAGCTATGATACATAACCACTCATTGGATATTTCCGGAGGTACGGAAAAAGTTACTTATTCTGTCGGAGCTTCTTATTTGTATCAGGATGGTATTTTAGATGCGGAGAATAGCTATAACCGTTTGAACTTGCGTACACAGGCAGACTACCGGGTATTTAATTGGTTGAAGGTGGGTACGAATATCATGTTTAGTAATTCAAATCAAATAATACCAAATCATACTGTTTGGCAACATGCGTTTCGTATGCCAGGAATTATGCCAGCTTTTGATGAAAATAGTACACTGAATCCTTATCCGGTAAAATATGCGTCTCCTGCCCAGATCGGGTTAAGTGAATTCTATTCTAATCCGGTCGCCGCTGCTAATTATTATGATTCTAAGAATAAGTCTTTGCGTATTATGCCTTCTTTCTATGCTCAATTGGACTTGCTTCCTGATAATAAATTAGTATGGAAGACACAGTATAGCCAAGATGTCAATATCCAGCAGGTTCGTACATTCACTCCGGAATATAGAGTAGGTGGTACGCAAGCAGCTTCTACTTCAACGTTAAAGAAACAGAATGATACATATTGGAGCTATATTGTTGATAATACTTTGACTTATAAAGATCAATTTGGTGATCATGGTTTGACGGCTATGTTGGGAAACTCAGTTCGTGAGGAGAATTGGCGTAATCTTTGGGGAAATGCGACAGGAGTTCCCGAAGGTTTTGAAGAGTACTATTATTTAAATCAAGGTAATGCGGATGGACGTACGACCGGAGATGATGGTACGACTTATCGCGGTGTTTCTTGGTTTGGCCGTATTTCTTATGATTATCAAGGAAAATATTTGTTGTCTGCTACAATGCGTGCTGATGGTTCTTCTAAATATCAGGATAAATGGGGATATTTTCCTTCTGTTGGTGCAGCTTGGAATATCTCAGAGGAAAGTTTTATGAAGGATCAAAAATGGATTGACTATTTAAAACTTCGTGCTAGCTGGGGTAAATTAGGTAATGATAAGATCCAAGCAAGTGATGGTTTCGCGTCTGTTACCCAAGATATGACTACGACTGGTATTTTCGGAGGTTCAGCTATACCGGGATATACAAATTTGGTCTATTTTAGTTGGTTAGGTTGGGAGACAGTAAATGAAACTAATGTTGGTTTGGATTTCCGTACGTTGAATAGCCGTTTAAGCTTAGAGGCTGATTGGTATTATCGTTTAACACAGAATGCGGTAATTGATGCTCCATTACCAATGGGCTTAGGGGATGGTAGTTTGTTAGGTAACCGTGGAGAGATTTTGAATACGGGAGTTGAATTATCATTGAATTGGTCTGATAAGATTGGTAAGGATTTTACTTATTATATAGGTGGTAATATTACGACTTTACATAATGAAGTGAAAAGTTTAGATGGAGCTCCTTATATTTATGGAGGTTCTGCGGAGTTCCGTACAATTTCTCGTGTAGGTAGTGAGTTGAATTCCTACTATGGTTATGAGTTAGCCGGTGTTTATCAAAATACGGCAGAGATTGCCGCAGATCCGATTGCGGTGGCCAATGGCCTTGAACCGGGTGATTTCAAATATGTTGATCAAAATGGAGATGGTAAGATTGATGCGCAAGATCGTGTGATTTTAGGCTCTTATGTCCCGAATTTCACGTATGGAATTAATTTAGGATTCTCTTATAAGAATTTTGATTTCTCAATGGTAATGCAGGGGCAGACAGGAAACCAGATCGTAAATCGTAAACGTGGCGACCGACGTTGGCATTCTGAACTGAATTATGATGCGGATCAAGTTGAGAATCGTTGGACAGGTGAAGGTTCTACAAATGACTATCCATCAGCGAAAGGCTCTGTAAAGGCTTGGAATATAGCTAACTTTAACTCTTTCTTCGTAGAGGATGGTTCTTATTTCCGTATCCAAAATATACAGTTAGCATATACTTTTCCGAAAAAGGATTTAGGTAAATTTAAGATGCCTAGCATTCGTTTAAGTTTGACGGCTGATAGGCCATTGACAATTTTCAAGGCGAATAGTTTTAGCCCTGAATTGATGAGTGGTGTTAATGCGGATGGTACACAATCCTTGTCTTCAACATCTTATGGATTTGATGAGCAAGTTTATCCACTATCGTCTTCTTATACATTCGGAGTTCGTATTATTTATTAA
- a CDS encoding RagB/SusD family nutrient uptake outer membrane protein — MKNILNKKLLWALPLAFSLTVSSCSDFLDKIPENSVEVESVDYSNTANMYMPVSGIYAKSRNLLAAWSTYGCLLVRGDDVDKGGSPTDQMEYEYASKFQYGQLSSFWALNGTWQNYYNVISLVNSALSSLDNYAQHLTSENDKQLNAQYQAEARFFRALAYFYLVNLWGDVPILVDNQELGIFRSPKEDVLQYMYDELDYCIANLPAIRPNESSHPGAVTKYTAETLKAKVKMYNNEWEDVLALTNNIIDSGKFELYNDFYELFKIPGKLCNESLLEYQFTDFGTGSGDIVQSDNWFSFQGPRGEAPISGWAFMEPTQKIQDLFTKRGETVRAETTFLKTGETTRDGDYIQPATGEEPTVYNGKAYTPANQMTEGRLNYGDNNNIRVFRYADVLLMNAEARVRLGQSGDAPLNLVRERAGMAPLTNATLDQILEERQVELAVEWGERFFDLVRTDRATQELDGFVKGEHEYYPIPQDQIDLNANLEADPVPFESETASE; from the coding sequence ATGAAAAATATATTGAATAAAAAGTTACTTTGGGCGTTGCCATTGGCTTTTTCTTTGACAGTTTCTAGCTGTAGTGATTTTTTGGATAAAATTCCAGAAAATTCTGTAGAAGTAGAGTCTGTGGACTATTCTAATACGGCAAATATGTATATGCCAGTTTCTGGTATATATGCTAAATCAAGAAATTTACTGGCGGCATGGTCTACTTATGGTTGTTTACTTGTTCGTGGTGATGATGTGGATAAAGGAGGATCTCCTACGGACCAGATGGAATATGAGTATGCTAGTAAGTTTCAATATGGTCAATTGTCTTCATTTTGGGCATTGAATGGTACTTGGCAGAATTATTATAATGTAATTTCGTTGGTAAATTCGGCATTGAGTTCTTTAGATAATTATGCTCAACATCTGACATCGGAGAATGATAAGCAACTGAATGCTCAGTATCAAGCGGAAGCTCGTTTTTTCCGGGCATTGGCTTATTTCTATTTAGTGAACTTGTGGGGGGATGTGCCTATCTTAGTTGATAATCAAGAATTAGGTATTTTTAGGAGTCCAAAAGAAGATGTCTTGCAATATATGTATGATGAATTGGACTATTGTATCGCTAATTTACCTGCTATTCGTCCGAATGAGTCCAGTCATCCGGGGGCGGTTACAAAATATACGGCAGAGACATTGAAAGCTAAAGTAAAGATGTATAACAATGAATGGGAAGATGTCTTGGCATTAACGAATAACATTATCGATAGTGGTAAGTTCGAATTGTATAATGATTTTTATGAGTTGTTTAAGATTCCGGGAAAGTTGTGTAATGAATCATTATTAGAGTATCAGTTTACGGATTTTGGTACAGGTAGTGGTGATATTGTACAATCTGATAACTGGTTCTCCTTTCAAGGTCCTCGCGGGGAGGCACCTATCTCGGGCTGGGCTTTTATGGAGCCAACTCAGAAAATACAAGATTTATTTACAAAACGTGGTGAGACCGTACGTGCGGAAACAACTTTCTTAAAAACAGGGGAAACAACTCGTGATGGTGATTATATCCAGCCAGCGACAGGTGAGGAGCCTACTGTTTACAATGGTAAGGCTTATACGCCAGCAAATCAAATGACAGAAGGTCGTTTGAATTATGGTGACAACAATAATATCCGAGTGTTCCGTTATGCCGATGTTTTATTGATGAATGCGGAAGCAAGAGTTCGTTTAGGGCAAAGTGGAGATGCTCCATTGAATTTGGTTCGTGAACGTGCGGGAATGGCTCCGCTGACGAATGCTACCTTAGATCAAATCTTAGAGGAGCGTCAAGTAGAGTTGGCTGTCGAATGGGGAGAGCGATTCTTTGATTTGGTTCGTACAGATCGTGCTACTCAAGAGTTGGATGGATTTGTCAAAGGGGAACATGAGTATTATCCGATACCACAAGATCAGATTGACTTAAATGCAAATTTAGAGGCTGATCCTGTTCCTTTTGAATCAGAGACTGCTTCTGAGTGA
- a CDS encoding glucoamylase family protein, translated as MKHIALLTTLLLSASLQAVEKPYDYVFFENSLMKGDYFYSQAKYTSPSWIKNARHHLPVAGSVAFTPGNSLELTYVSAPGGDWYSEIQYCPVRGNDFFREPSTLSMQVRLRESMNAAALPNIAIRYADSTYTQYLNLRNYLKDTRPGVWHPVSIPLEDFGLNAVNDTNIKKLAAVALRPGTADGNEYTIYLDDIELLPASLPSVSALNAPVLQEAKAYERHIDIKWIPQSKEDIKYYRIYRSFDGITYQPVAVRRPWMNRYTDFLGEVGKKAYYKVTAVDYALNESNDSQTVSATTYPMTDEQLLDMVQEANFRYYWEGAEPNSGLARENIPGRNDMIATGASGFGIMAIVAGIERGFITREEGVQRFLKITSFLEKADKFHGAVSHFIDGTTGKTVAFFGPKDNGGDLVETSFLFQGLLTARQYFNQENDKEKQIRKSIDNLWKNVEWSWYKQFKDSPYLYWHWSPDQAWVINHKLIGWNETMITYMLAIMGPKYGISPEMYYSGWASQEEYAQEYRADWGRVEDGKMYTNGNTYYGENLKVGVSNGGPLFFIHYSYLGLDPHKFTDKYTNYFENNQKMAKINQRYCIENQGGYVGYGEDCWGLTASDFAWNYQAQEPMPHRDNGTMAPTGALASFPYTPDASMKALRNYYRNHGSFLWGEYGFRDAFNLTVNWVSPLFMGLNQAPVTVMIENYRTNLLWNLFMSHPDVQKGIQKIQSIK; from the coding sequence ATGAAACACATCGCATTACTAACTACTCTCTTATTATCCGCCAGCTTGCAAGCGGTGGAGAAACCTTACGACTATGTTTTCTTCGAGAATAGCTTGATGAAAGGGGATTACTTTTATTCTCAAGCGAAATATACCTCACCCTCTTGGATTAAAAATGCGAGACATCATCTTCCGGTTGCCGGCTCTGTCGCTTTTACGCCCGGCAATTCCTTGGAGCTTACCTATGTATCCGCTCCCGGTGGAGATTGGTATAGCGAGATACAATATTGCCCGGTCCGTGGCAATGACTTCTTTCGTGAGCCCTCTACGCTCTCTATGCAAGTGCGGTTGAGAGAGAGCATGAATGCTGCCGCTCTTCCCAATATCGCTATTCGTTATGCGGACAGCACGTATACCCAATACCTAAACCTGAGAAATTATCTGAAAGATACACGTCCCGGCGTATGGCATCCCGTATCCATTCCATTGGAGGATTTCGGATTAAACGCCGTGAACGATACGAACATCAAGAAATTAGCGGCCGTAGCCCTTCGTCCCGGTACGGCCGATGGAAACGAATATACGATTTATCTGGACGATATAGAGCTTTTGCCGGCTTCCCTCCCGTCGGTAAGTGCCTTAAACGCTCCGGTCTTGCAGGAAGCCAAGGCGTATGAGCGTCATATCGATATCAAATGGATTCCTCAATCGAAGGAGGATATAAAATACTATCGCATTTACCGTTCTTTCGACGGGATCACTTACCAGCCGGTCGCTGTCCGCCGCCCTTGGATGAATCGTTATACTGATTTCTTGGGAGAGGTTGGTAAAAAGGCTTATTATAAGGTGACGGCCGTGGATTATGCGCTGAATGAATCCAATGATTCCCAGACAGTCTCGGCCACTACCTATCCAATGACGGACGAGCAATTGCTGGATATGGTACAGGAAGCGAACTTCCGTTATTATTGGGAGGGAGCGGAGCCGAACAGCGGTCTTGCCCGTGAGAATATTCCCGGACGGAATGATATGATCGCTACCGGGGCTTCCGGCTTCGGTATCATGGCGATCGTGGCGGGTATCGAACGGGGATTTATCACCCGGGAAGAGGGCGTACAGCGTTTCTTGAAAATCACTTCTTTCTTGGAGAAAGCGGATAAATTCCATGGGGCGGTCTCTCACTTTATCGATGGGACAACCGGGAAGACAGTCGCTTTCTTCGGCCCGAAAGATAATGGAGGTGATTTGGTGGAGACCTCTTTCTTATTCCAAGGGCTGTTAACGGCTCGTCAATATTTCAACCAAGAGAATGACAAGGAGAAACAAATCCGTAAGAGCATCGATAATCTATGGAAAAACGTGGAATGGAGCTGGTATAAGCAATTTAAGGACAGCCCATATCTATATTGGCACTGGTCTCCAGATCAGGCGTGGGTGATCAATCATAAATTGATCGGCTGGAATGAGACCATGATTACCTATATGTTGGCTATCATGGGGCCGAAATACGGAATCTCTCCGGAGATGTATTATAGCGGCTGGGCCAGCCAAGAGGAGTATGCGCAAGAATACCGTGCCGATTGGGGGCGTGTAGAAGATGGTAAGATGTATACGAATGGCAATACTTATTATGGGGAGAACTTGAAAGTAGGTGTCTCTAATGGAGGTCCTCTTTTCTTTATCCATTACTCCTATCTCGGGCTGGACCCACATAAGTTCACGGATAAGTACACGAATTATTTCGAGAACAACCAGAAAATGGCAAAGATCAATCAACGGTATTGTATCGAGAATCAAGGGGGGTATGTTGGTTATGGAGAAGATTGTTGGGGATTGACCGCCAGCGATTTCGCTTGGAACTATCAAGCTCAGGAGCCGATGCCGCACAGGGATAACGGAACGATGGCACCTACGGGCGCTCTGGCTTCTTTCCCTTATACGCCGGACGCTTCCATGAAAGCCTTGCGGAATTATTATCGTAACCACGGCAGCTTCTTATGGGGTGAGTACGGTTTCCGGGATGCTTTCAACTTGACTGTAAATTGGGTATCTCCCTTATTTATGGGATTGAATCAAGCGCCTGTAACGGTTATGATCGAGAATTACCGTACGAATCTGTTGTGGAACCTTTTCATGAGCCATCCGGATGTCCAGAAAGGTATCCAAAAGATTCAATCCATAAAATAA
- a CDS encoding family 43 glycosylhydrolase, whose protein sequence is MFFRKDVGVSSASLKAYNKCMLVSLLASFFAVSTVNAQVNERGDSVIVIKGQVSDYYITVSPEHFLEGTITGPDGKPLEGATVMFTASPVHYTTDATGYYKIQASRYDHELFVYYPGMKYAYRTFGDNDTKIDIRMEADPRDVRVKAPQQATRWFDATADHPSTYCNPMNLSYCFRANLPDLVKNGSFRSTADPMMVMYKGEYFLFATNQAGFYYSKDLSNWEFVFAGFQRYPEDDDLCAPAAFVSGDTLFYTGSTYAGLPIWYSTNPKSGKFKRYVEKTALPSWDPAFLLDDDGRLYMYYGSSNEFALKGVELDRRDFHPISKIQEIMMLRPEEHGWERFGMNNDDSTTLAPFTEGAFVTKHNGKYYFQYGAPGTEFKVYADGVYVSDKPMGPFTYQKHNPMSYKPGGFVQGAGHGGTFEDAYGNYWHVATCMLSLKYKFERRIGLYPTAFDKDGVMYSNTAFGDYPLLTPKGKVDDIANTFSGWMLLSYGKPVMASSMDSTLVPENVTDESMRTFWSARSGEPGEWLQISLEGLKEVRAIQLNYYEHRAVQHNKAMDLYHQYRIYHSIDGQNWELVVDKSDNDKDVPHDYIELREPLKTRYLKIVNEHVPSGNFAMSGFRIFGNGLGEAPAAVKNLKVERSKADKRNAMITWEPVKEAYAYNIYYGIAPDKLYNSITVLGDTMYDFRGLDKDTDYYFSIEALGESGRSPMSKVLRR, encoded by the coding sequence ATGTTTTTCCGGAAAGACGTAGGAGTTTCTAGCGCTTCCTTAAAAGCCTACAATAAGTGTATGCTCGTATCACTCCTTGCCTCTTTCTTCGCGGTCTCTACCGTAAACGCTCAAGTAAACGAGCGGGGAGATTCCGTGATCGTGATCAAAGGGCAGGTAAGCGATTACTATATTACCGTATCCCCAGAGCATTTTCTGGAAGGTACGATTACCGGACCGGACGGCAAGCCCTTGGAAGGCGCTACAGTGATGTTCACGGCTAGCCCGGTTCATTATACCACCGATGCGACAGGCTATTATAAGATACAAGCAAGCCGCTACGATCATGAGTTATTCGTGTATTATCCGGGGATGAAGTACGCTTATCGCACGTTTGGCGATAACGATACGAAAATAGATATCCGGATGGAGGCCGATCCTCGTGATGTACGGGTAAAAGCTCCTCAGCAAGCCACCCGCTGGTTCGACGCTACGGCCGATCATCCCTCTACCTATTGCAACCCGATGAATTTGAGCTACTGCTTCCGGGCGAATCTGCCGGATTTGGTGAAGAATGGCTCTTTCCGCTCTACGGCTGATCCGATGATGGTCATGTATAAAGGGGAATATTTCCTTTTCGCCACGAATCAAGCCGGATTCTATTATTCCAAGGACTTGAGTAATTGGGAGTTTGTATTCGCCGGTTTCCAACGTTATCCGGAAGATGACGACTTGTGCGCTCCGGCCGCTTTCGTAAGTGGAGATACCTTGTTCTATACCGGTTCTACCTATGCGGGATTGCCTATTTGGTATAGTACGAACCCGAAAAGCGGAAAGTTCAAGCGGTATGTGGAGAAAACGGCTCTTCCTAGTTGGGACCCGGCATTTTTGCTGGATGATGACGGACGTTTGTATATGTACTATGGTTCAAGTAATGAGTTCGCTTTGAAGGGAGTGGAATTGGATCGCCGTGATTTCCACCCGATCAGCAAGATCCAAGAGATCATGATGCTGCGCCCGGAAGAACACGGATGGGAACGTTTCGGGATGAACAATGACGATAGTACGACTTTAGCGCCTTTTACGGAAGGAGCTTTCGTGACCAAGCATAACGGTAAATATTATTTCCAATACGGTGCGCCGGGAACGGAGTTCAAGGTCTATGCGGATGGAGTTTATGTATCCGACAAACCGATGGGCCCGTTCACCTACCAGAAACATAACCCGATGAGCTATAAGCCGGGAGGTTTCGTACAAGGTGCCGGCCATGGTGGTACTTTCGAGGATGCGTATGGTAATTACTGGCATGTGGCTACTTGCATGCTTTCTTTGAAATATAAGTTTGAGCGTCGTATTGGTTTGTACCCTACGGCATTCGATAAGGATGGCGTGATGTATTCGAACACCGCTTTCGGGGACTATCCTTTGCTTACGCCGAAAGGGAAGGTAGATGATATCGCGAATACGTTTTCCGGCTGGATGTTGCTATCGTATGGAAAACCGGTGATGGCCTCTTCCATGGATAGTACGTTAGTACCAGAGAATGTAACGGATGAGAGCATGCGTACTTTCTGGTCCGCCCGCTCGGGAGAGCCGGGTGAATGGCTCCAGATCTCTTTAGAGGGATTGAAAGAGGTACGTGCGATCCAGTTGAACTATTACGAGCATAGAGCCGTACAGCATAATAAGGCGATGGACTTGTATCATCAATATCGTATTTATCATTCTATAGATGGACAAAATTGGGAATTGGTAGTCGATAAGAGCGATAACGACAAGGACGTTCCGCACGACTATATCGAGTTGCGTGAGCCTTTAAAAACCCGTTATTTGAAAATAGTGAACGAACATGTGCCTTCGGGCAACTTCGCTATGTCTGGATTTCGTATTTTTGGAAATGGTTTGGGAGAAGCTCCCGCCGCCGTTAAGAACTTAAAGGTGGAACGCTCAAAAGCGGATAAGCGGAATGCGATGATCACTTGGGAGCCGGTAAAAGAGGCGTACGCTTACAATATCTATTATGGTATAGCGCCGGATAAATTGTACAACAGTATCACGGTACTGGGAGATACGATGTACGATTTTAGAGGCTTGGATAAGGATACGGACTATTATTTCTCGATCGAGGCATTGGGAGAGAGCGGCCGTTCACCGATGAGTAAAGTATTGAGACGATAA
- a CDS encoding glucoamylase family protein, producing the protein MYISMNTYFRTGVVTLLLGFSLTACHEAKKSDTSAESTPNERKLDFQSDDEFLTYIQKAHFNYMWEGAEPTSGLACERIHTDGVYPENDADIVTTGGSGFGIAGLLVGIERGFITREEGVARFHQIADYLAKADRFHGVWPHWMHGPTGKVKPFGQKDNGGDLVESAFLMQGLLCVRQYFKDGNASEKALAAKIDQLWREMEWTWYLNGQDVLYWHWSPNYAWEMNFPLEGYNECLITYILAASSPTYPIPASAYHNGWARKGGIKSDAVAYDLPLILKHNYAEEYGGPLFWAHYSYIGLCPVGLSDRYANYWDLNRNHVLIDYRYCAENPKGFKGYSDACWGLTASYSVKGYNAHMPSNDHGVITPTAALSSYPYTPEESSKALKHFYFNLGDSIWGKYGFYDAFSEGENWYPRRYLAIDQCTIAPMIENYRTGLLWRLFMSCPEIQDGLKKLGFTIHNARES; encoded by the coding sequence ATGTATATATCTATGAATACCTATTTCCGTACAGGCGTTGTTACCCTGTTGCTTGGCTTTTCGTTGACCGCTTGTCATGAGGCCAAGAAAAGTGACACATCCGCAGAGTCTACGCCCAATGAGCGTAAGTTGGATTTTCAGTCGGATGATGAATTCTTGACCTATATACAAAAGGCTCACTTTAATTATATGTGGGAAGGTGCGGAGCCTACCTCCGGACTGGCCTGTGAGCGTATCCATACGGATGGCGTGTATCCTGAGAACGACGCTGATATCGTGACCACCGGAGGTAGTGGTTTTGGCATCGCCGGGCTGTTGGTAGGTATTGAGCGTGGCTTTATCACCCGTGAGGAAGGTGTGGCCCGTTTTCATCAAATCGCTGATTACTTGGCGAAGGCCGATCGTTTCCATGGGGTCTGGCCTCACTGGATGCATGGACCTACGGGTAAGGTAAAGCCTTTCGGCCAGAAGGATAACGGAGGCGATTTGGTAGAGAGCGCTTTCTTAATGCAAGGTCTCTTATGCGTACGCCAATATTTCAAGGACGGTAATGCGAGCGAGAAAGCGTTGGCTGCGAAGATTGACCAGCTATGGCGTGAGATGGAATGGACCTGGTATTTGAACGGGCAGGATGTATTGTATTGGCATTGGAGCCCGAATTACGCATGGGAGATGAATTTTCCTTTGGAAGGTTACAATGAATGTCTGATTACTTATATTTTGGCGGCGTCTTCGCCTACGTATCCGATCCCGGCTTCCGCTTATCATAACGGATGGGCTCGTAAAGGGGGGATCAAGAGCGATGCGGTCGCTTACGATTTACCTTTGATCTTGAAACATAATTATGCCGAGGAGTACGGCGGCCCGTTGTTTTGGGCGCATTATTCTTATATCGGCCTATGTCCGGTAGGCTTGTCGGATCGATACGCTAACTACTGGGACTTGAACCGGAATCACGTCTTGATCGATTACCGTTATTGCGCGGAGAATCCGAAGGGCTTCAAGGGATATAGCGACGCTTGCTGGGGATTGACCGCCAGTTATTCCGTGAAAGGCTATAACGCGCATATGCCCTCCAACGATCATGGGGTAATTACGCCGACAGCCGCCTTGAGCAGTTATCCGTATACACCGGAGGAATCCTCGAAGGCATTGAAGCATTTCTATTTCAATCTGGGAGATAGCATCTGGGGTAAGTATGGTTTTTACGACGCTTTCAGTGAAGGCGAGAATTGGTATCCGCGTCGTTATCTGGCGATAGACCAATGTACGATCGCCCCGATGATCGAGAATTACCGTACGGGCCTTCTGTGGCGTTTGTTTATGAGCTGTCCGGAAATCCAGGACGGTTTGAAGAAATTGGGTTTCACGATCCATAATGCGAGAGAATCTTAA